In one Roseburia intestinalis L1-82 genomic region, the following are encoded:
- a CDS encoding LacI family DNA-binding transcriptional regulator, whose translation MSIKKIAKEAGVSTATVSRVLNNPGYKCSSEELRERIWKIARELNYMPNEAARNLKKGITDTSQKVWYLDVLMTRTGNLETDPFFSELLRVIESEIHRQGCILMHIFHQPLFSNDRKCRTENIDKVIAQMEPDGDIRSDGLIIIGKCNDNVLKKLSAKYRSIVSVNRNLKCLNKYKNRYYVPSIISSDDIEEAQYTKPMLTTVRLPKEEMGKFALYLLIDRLGGGHKGIVRTELEGKLMIRESCTLVENANRMEYYI comes from the coding sequence TCCCGGGTATAAATGTTCTTCGGAGGAATTGCGGGAGCGGATCTGGAAGATTGCCAGAGAACTCAATTATATGCCAAACGAAGCAGCGAGAAATCTAAAAAAGGGAATTACGGATACCAGTCAGAAAGTGTGGTATCTTGATGTGCTGATGACAAGAACGGGCAATCTTGAGACAGATCCGTTTTTCAGTGAGCTGCTGCGTGTCATTGAGAGTGAGATCCACAGGCAGGGATGCATACTGATGCATATTTTTCATCAGCCGTTGTTTTCGAATGACAGAAAATGCCGGACGGAAAATATTGATAAGGTCATTGCGCAGATGGAGCCGGATGGGGACATCCGCAGTGATGGACTGATCATCATTGGAAAATGTAATGATAATGTATTGAAAAAGTTATCGGCAAAATACCGGAGCATCGTCTCCGTCAACCGCAATTTAAAATGCCTGAATAAATATAAAAACCGCTATTACGTTCCATCCATTATTTCCAGTGACGATATTGAGGAGGCACAGTATACCAAACCGATGCTCACCACAGTGCGCCTTCCAAAGGAAGAGATGGGAAAGTTTGCTCTTTATCTTCTGATCGACCGCCTGGGCGGCGGACATAAGGGAATCGTCCGGACGGAGTTAGAAGGAAAACTGATGATCCGGGAGAGCTGTACGTTAGTGGAGAATGCAAACCGGATGGAATATTATATCTGA
- a CDS encoding ATP-binding cassette domain-containing protein, giving the protein MQTITQSVVESHTKLVYKYIKQDVEAENDHTAKGRVEQMGTPTEIYKNPKTPFVAQFIGESAVIADYDRLKGFHLYPGCSRAIIRPEFVKAVRYGTEKRYQSLYAEGIVEQKSRGHCIPSVCGG; this is encoded by the coding sequence ATGCAAACGATTACACAATCCGTCGTGGAATCGCATACAAAACTGGTATATAAATACATCAAGCAAGACGTCGAAGCAGAAAACGATCACACAGCAAAAGGAAGAGTCGAGCAGATGGGAACGCCGACAGAGATTTATAAAAATCCGAAGACACCGTTTGTGGCGCAGTTTATCGGAGAATCAGCAGTTATTGCGGATTATGACAGACTGAAAGGATTTCATCTGTATCCGGGATGCAGCAGGGCAATCATACGGCCGGAATTTGTAAAGGCGGTCAGATATGGAACAGAAAAGAGATACCAGAGCCTGTATGCGGAAGGTATCGTGGAACAGAAAAGTAGAGGTCATTGTATACCGTCTGTATGCGGTGGATGA
- a CDS encoding aliphatic sulfonate ABC transporter permease → MKKEKRVIQVIIKSGLITWVLLLLIWQTGSLFYSDDFLPGPVTTFAGAGKLVASGELFRDILISMQRVLKGWLLGGNRISDLHIKTLL, encoded by the coding sequence ATGAAGAAAGAAAAAAGAGTCATACAGGTAATTATAAAAAGTGGTCTGATCACATGGGTTCTGCTGCTTTTGATCTGGCAGACCGGTTCGTTATTTTACAGCGATGATTTTCTTCCGGGACCGGTTACCACATTTGCGGGAGCGGGAAAACTGGTGGCAAGCGGAGAGCTTTTCCGGGATATTTTAATCAGTATGCAGCGCGTGTTAAAAGGCTGGCTGCTTGGAGGGAATCGAATATCTGATCTACACATCAAGACTTTATTATAA
- a CDS encoding FUSC family protein, giving the protein MTFYQELQLSSTGSKQLIKNTTDKKEKRRHILIYNFKVYLVMVFCVAVVTLYSKLTGSENSVVGVTVLLAVLVLRQADFGIKTTHGLLSIAGIFGILIAGPRLSNMLSPIPAFFVNVFCIMLLMILGCHNVVMYNHSTFVLGYLLLQGYDVSGHAYLLRVEGLLAGMVICMAIFYKNQKNRPYRRTFLDLFREFDLSSARNRWYIKLTFIVSSAMLVMSLLGLPRAMWAGIACMSVCLPFTDDCMGRAEKRGLFNIVGSLIFVALYLVLPESMYPYIGMIGGIGVGYSAGYAWQTAFNTFGALSIAAGLFGLQNAVILRIGANIFGSVYTVICNKSLDRLAQVVEQRKKVTA; this is encoded by the coding sequence ATGACATTTTATCAGGAACTTCAGCTCAGTTCGACAGGTTCAAAACAGCTCATCAAAAATACAACAGACAAAAAAGAAAAGAGACGTCATATCTTAATCTATAACTTTAAGGTCTATCTGGTGATGGTATTCTGTGTGGCGGTTGTGACCTTATACAGTAAACTGACCGGATCGGAAAACAGTGTGGTCGGAGTGACCGTTCTTTTGGCAGTGCTGGTGCTGCGCCAGGCAGATTTTGGGATCAAAACCACGCATGGACTGCTATCAATCGCCGGTATTTTTGGAATACTGATCGCGGGACCAAGGCTTAGCAATATGCTTTCGCCCATCCCGGCATTCTTTGTAAACGTATTCTGTATCATGCTTCTGATGATCTTAGGATGTCACAATGTGGTCATGTACAACCATTCTACGTTTGTACTCGGTTATCTGCTGTTACAGGGATATGACGTGAGCGGACATGCGTATCTGCTGCGCGTGGAGGGACTGCTTGCCGGAATGGTGATCTGTATGGCGATTTTCTATAAGAATCAGAAAAACAGACCATACCGGAGAACTTTTTTGGATCTGTTCCGGGAATTTGATCTTTCCTCTGCCAGAAACCGCTGGTATATAAAACTGACTTTCATTGTTTCCTCTGCGATGCTTGTGATGTCGCTTCTGGGACTTCCAAGAGCAATGTGGGCGGGGATCGCCTGTATGTCAGTCTGCCTGCCATTTACGGATGACTGCATGGGAAGGGCAGAGAAAAGAGGCCTTTTTAATATCGTTGGAAGCCTTATTTTTGTGGCATTATATCTGGTTCTTCCGGAATCCATGTATCCGTATATCGGCATGATCGGAGGAATCGGAGTTGGTTATTCTGCCGGCTATGCATGGCAGACGGCGTTCAATACGTTTGGGGCGTTGTCGATCGCGGCAGGATTGTTTGGACTGCAGAATGCAGTGATTCTGCGTATCGGGGCAAACATTTTTGGAAGTGTGTATACTGTGATCTGCAATAAAAGTCTGGACCGGCTGGCACAGGTGGTGGAACAGCGGAAAAAAGTAACTGCATAG
- a CDS encoding alanine/glycine:cation symporter family protein: MQKISQLAATGQILLLLGTHLYFTFRLRFIQRKIPCGIRLSFSGKNNTSYSALATALAATIGTGNIIGISTAIAVGGAGAVFWCWITGVLGIATCYGECFLSMKYRKTEKDGKRIGGPMYVLERGMQQKGLAVLFSVFTILASLGIGSSVQAHSISAAITEQIPVSPHIIGMAAGVLAGKVIIGGSRQIGKVCTWLVPVMSAFYLGGCIFILMKNYTVIPEAVKMIVTSAFVPEAAAGGVVGTTVMAGLRTGISRGLFTNEAGLGSIPMAAATAQHASPRDQALVSMTGPFWDTVVMCAITGIASVSSMIAHPGNYAGVPGERMCFAVFRELPVWGDEMLSVSLVLFAFATIIGWNVYGECAVRYLFGEKGVRIYQVVYMMCVYFGAVITLDVVWGISDLFNFLMAVPNLICLLGLRREIEIKELLFTGRHFLN, translated from the coding sequence ATGCAAAAAATCAGTCAGCTTGCTGCCACGGGGCAGATCCTGCTTCTTCTGGGGACACATCTGTATTTTACATTTCGTCTGCGGTTTATCCAGCGTAAGATCCCATGTGGGATCAGGCTTAGTTTTTCCGGGAAAAATAATACTTCCTACTCGGCACTTGCGACAGCGTTGGCGGCGACGATCGGGACGGGAAATATTATCGGTATCTCCACGGCGATCGCAGTCGGTGGGGCAGGTGCGGTGTTCTGGTGCTGGATCACCGGTGTGCTTGGAATTGCAACCTGTTATGGAGAATGTTTTTTGTCCATGAAATACCGCAAAACGGAAAAAGATGGAAAGAGGATCGGCGGTCCGATGTATGTGTTGGAGAGAGGCATGCAGCAGAAAGGACTTGCGGTCTTATTTTCTGTGTTTACGATATTAGCGTCGCTTGGGATCGGCAGCAGTGTGCAGGCACATTCGATCAGTGCGGCGATAACGGAACAGATACCGGTATCGCCGCATATCATCGGCATGGCAGCGGGGGTGCTTGCGGGGAAGGTGATCATCGGTGGCAGCCGGCAGATTGGAAAAGTATGTACCTGGCTGGTTCCTGTGATGAGTGCATTTTATTTAGGCGGATGTATTTTTATCCTTATGAAAAATTATACGGTGATCCCGGAGGCAGTAAAAATGATCGTGACCTCTGCGTTTGTGCCGGAGGCTGCCGCAGGGGGGGTGGTTGGGACAACGGTGATGGCGGGGTTAAGAACCGGGATTTCCAGAGGGCTTTTTACAAATGAGGCGGGACTTGGCTCAATTCCAATGGCAGCTGCGACGGCGCAGCATGCCTCACCGCGGGATCAGGCTCTTGTCTCCATGACAGGGCCTTTTTGGGATACGGTCGTCATGTGTGCAATCACAGGAATTGCTTCGGTTTCAAGTATGATTGCCCATCCGGGCAATTATGCGGGGGTGCCGGGGGAGCGGATGTGTTTTGCCGTATTCCGGGAACTGCCGGTGTGGGGCGATGAGATGCTGTCGGTTTCATTGGTCTTGTTTGCGTTTGCGACGATCATCGGATGGAATGTCTATGGCGAGTGCGCCGTGCGGTATCTGTTTGGGGAAAAGGGTGTCCGCATTTACCAGGTCGTTTATATGATGTGCGTTTATTTCGGCGCCGTGATTACTCTCGATGTGGTGTGGGGCATTTCGGATTTGTTTAATTTTCTGATGGCAGTGCCAAATCTGATCTGTCTTTTGGGACTGCGCCGGGAAATTGAAATAAAAGAGTTACTGTTCACAGGCAGGCATTTTCTGAACTGA
- a CDS encoding transposase: MKSVYKIPQKIKCLTDERKRKSIPLFNIVMPVLLFLMLQYESFHTIFSAPESMSKRLKNCISGRIPKVDAVRDLLSRINPDEIRSIHEEMIDIIKRNRVFREGTIGGYVVAGLDGVELFSSTKKSCPNCLSRKKHTGETEYFYRSVVCMIIGKSPHVILGQEMLKPRDGSGKDEGELTGGKRLIERLKKRHGHFADVIVADALYLNAPFINTLKENGLEGVIRLKDERRMIFQDAERLFKQDEGKKASFWKGKKKIEVWDLSGFKMEGCPYKLRVVRYHEQWEENGKETERFMWLVTTLEAADYRVLWEMMHRRWDIEENGFHQLKTYYHAKHCYCRDAVETIFNLIIIGFNVRELYLYRRSRNFAGSGISRKSINRIFCDELLTEKVKQILCEKGG; encoded by the coding sequence ATGAAGAGTGTATATAAAATCCCGCAAAAAATCAAGTGTTTAACGGACGAAAGAAAAAGAAAATCTATTCCATTGTTTAACATTGTCATGCCGGTACTGCTTTTTCTGATGCTGCAGTATGAAAGTTTCCATACCATTTTTTCAGCCCCTGAAAGCATGTCGAAAAGACTGAAAAACTGTATCAGTGGAAGGATTCCAAAAGTTGATGCAGTCCGCGACCTTCTCTCCAGAATAAACCCGGATGAAATACGCAGCATACATGAAGAAATGATTGATATCATAAAACGTAACCGGGTATTCCGGGAAGGAACGATAGGCGGATATGTTGTGGCAGGTCTCGATGGTGTGGAATTATTCAGCAGTACAAAAAAATCCTGTCCGAACTGTCTGAGCCGAAAAAAACACACAGGGGAAACCGAATACTTTTACCGGAGTGTGGTGTGCATGATTATAGGTAAATCGCCACACGTAATTCTGGGGCAGGAAATGTTAAAACCAAGGGATGGTTCTGGGAAAGACGAAGGAGAACTGACAGGCGGAAAAAGGTTGATTGAGCGGCTGAAGAAACGGCATGGACATTTTGCGGATGTGATTGTGGCGGATGCGTTATATCTGAATGCTCCATTTATCAACACTCTGAAGGAAAATGGTCTGGAAGGGGTGATACGCCTGAAAGACGAAAGAAGAATGATTTTTCAGGATGCAGAGCGTCTGTTCAAACAGGATGAGGGAAAAAAGGCATCTTTCTGGAAAGGGAAAAAGAAGATTGAAGTATGGGATCTTTCTGGTTTTAAGATGGAAGGGTGTCCATATAAACTGCGTGTGGTGCGGTATCATGAGCAGTGGGAAGAAAATGGAAAAGAAACAGAGCGTTTCATGTGGCTTGTAACGACTCTGGAAGCGGCAGACTACCGAGTCTTATGGGAAATGATGCACCGCAGGTGGGACATTGAGGAGAATGGTTTCCATCAATTGAAAACGTATTACCACGCAAAGCACTGTTACTGTCGAGATGCGGTTGAAACCATATTTAATCTGATAATCATAGGCTTTAATGTAAGAGAGTTATATTTGTACCGAAGAAGC